The Agromyces sp. LHK192 genome includes a window with the following:
- the ligD gene encoding non-homologous end-joining DNA ligase, protein MASDAVILTVPGPHGDRDVRISSPSRVLWPDAGITKLALAEYLVAVGDAFVAANGARPVSLQRFPEGVEGEQFYSKNPPRGVPEWVRSVPVTYPSGRSHPQLVIDEPAAAVWAAQMNTIVFHPWASRADASDFPDELRIDLDPQPGTGYAEAVPAALALRDLLAEVGLTAFAKTSGNRGIHVFAPIEPVHEFLDVRHAVIAVARELERRMPDQVTTAWWKEERGDRVFVDYNQANRDRTMAGAYSPRALPWAPVSAPLGWDEVEQADPRDFTVLTMPARLAERGDPWASLHDEPGRIDALLEWWQRDLDDGLGELPFPPDFPKMPGEPPRVQPSRKNEANWE, encoded by the coding sequence ATGGCCTCCGACGCCGTCATCCTCACCGTTCCCGGCCCGCACGGCGATCGCGACGTGCGCATCTCGAGTCCGTCGCGGGTGCTCTGGCCCGACGCCGGCATCACGAAGCTCGCGCTGGCCGAGTACCTCGTCGCGGTCGGCGACGCCTTCGTCGCCGCCAACGGCGCCAGGCCGGTCTCGCTCCAGCGGTTCCCCGAAGGTGTCGAGGGCGAGCAGTTCTACTCGAAGAACCCGCCGCGGGGCGTCCCCGAATGGGTGCGGTCCGTCCCGGTGACCTACCCGAGCGGCAGGTCGCACCCGCAACTGGTCATCGATGAACCCGCGGCGGCGGTCTGGGCGGCGCAGATGAACACGATCGTGTTCCACCCCTGGGCCTCCCGCGCCGATGCATCCGACTTCCCCGACGAGTTGCGCATCGACCTCGACCCGCAACCGGGCACGGGGTACGCCGAGGCCGTTCCCGCCGCGCTGGCCCTGCGCGACCTGCTCGCCGAGGTCGGGCTCACCGCATTCGCAAAGACCTCGGGCAATCGGGGCATCCACGTGTTCGCCCCCATCGAACCGGTCCACGAGTTCCTCGACGTCCGCCACGCCGTGATCGCCGTCGCGCGAGAGCTCGAGCGGCGCATGCCCGATCAGGTCACCACCGCGTGGTGGAAGGAGGAGCGCGGCGACCGCGTCTTCGTCGACTACAACCAGGCCAACCGCGATCGCACGATGGCGGGGGCGTACAGCCCGCGTGCCCTGCCGTGGGCGCCGGTGTCTGCGCCGCTCGGGTGGGACGAGGTCGAGCAGGCCGATCCGAGGGACTTCACCGTGCTCACCATGCCGGCGCGGCTCGCGGAACGCGGCGACCCGTGGGCGAGCCTGCACGACGAGCCCGGCCGGATCGACGCCCTGCTCGAGTGGTGGCAGCGCGACCTCGACGACGGGCTCGGCGAGCTGCCGTTCCCGCCCGACTTCCCGAAGATGCCCGGCGAGCCGCCGCGCGTGCAGCCCAGCCGCAAGAACGAGGCGAACTGGGAGTGA
- a CDS encoding GTP pyrophosphokinase family protein, with the protein MLTARAQQSLDTLDAQALAEIRTLRDETERFMLRYKFGMDEVITKLSILREEFNQAHDYNPIEHVSSRLKSLDSVIAKLQRKGIEPSFESITERVTDIAGVRVTCSFVSDAYRIFELLTAQPDVTVLRVKDYIASPKANGYQSLHAIIEVPVFLSTGAHPVAVEVQIRTIAMDFWASLEHKIYYKYDRQVPDSLLDQLTDAARTASELDERMETLHRRVHGEPVPRHGGHGPVAV; encoded by the coding sequence ATGCTGACCGCACGCGCGCAGCAGTCGCTCGACACGCTCGACGCCCAGGCGCTCGCCGAGATCCGGACGCTGCGCGACGAGACCGAGCGGTTCATGCTGCGCTACAAGTTCGGCATGGACGAGGTGATCACGAAGCTCTCGATCCTGCGCGAGGAGTTCAACCAGGCCCACGACTACAACCCGATCGAGCACGTCTCGAGCCGCCTCAAGAGCCTCGACAGCGTCATCGCCAAGCTGCAGCGCAAGGGCATCGAGCCGAGCTTCGAGTCCATCACCGAACGCGTCACCGACATCGCCGGCGTGCGCGTGACGTGCAGCTTCGTCTCCGACGCCTACCGGATCTTCGAACTGCTGACCGCGCAGCCCGACGTCACCGTGCTCAGGGTGAAGGACTACATCGCCTCGCCGAAGGCGAACGGGTACCAGAGCCTGCACGCCATCATCGAGGTGCCCGTGTTCCTCTCGACGGGCGCGCATCCCGTCGCCGTCGAGGTGCAGATCCGAACGATCGCGATGGACTTCTGGGCGAGCCTCGAGCACAAGATCTACTACAAGTACGACCGGCAGGTGCCGGACAGCCTGCTCGATCAGCTCACCGATGCAGCGCGCACGGCCTCAGAACTGGACGAGCGGATGGAGACGCTGCATCGACGGGTGCACGGCGAACCCGTGCCACGGCACGGCGGTCACGGACCCGTCGCGGTCTGA
- a CDS encoding VOC family protein has translation MTDAPRPMVSQLRVVVEAADFDEAVAFYRDVLGLPETVAYAEGGDDRVSILEVGRATLEIASPGHRREIDRIEAGGRESPRIRLAFEVADATGTTRRLEAAGATVVAEPVETPWRSLNSRLDAPADLTITVFEELADSHERAAEAGFATDSERSRGAAPPSD, from the coding sequence ATGACGGATGCCCCGCGCCCCATGGTCTCCCAGCTCCGTGTCGTCGTGGAGGCGGCCGACTTCGACGAGGCGGTCGCGTTCTACCGCGATGTGCTCGGCCTGCCGGAGACGGTCGCGTACGCCGAGGGCGGTGACGACCGGGTCTCGATCCTCGAGGTCGGCCGGGCGACGCTCGAGATCGCGAGTCCGGGGCACCGTCGCGAGATCGACCGCATCGAGGCCGGCGGGCGCGAGAGTCCGCGCATCCGGCTCGCGTTCGAGGTCGCGGATGCCACGGGCACGACGCGCCGGCTCGAGGCCGCGGGCGCGACGGTCGTGGCGGAGCCGGTCGAGACGCCCTGGCGTTCGCTGAACTCGCGGCTCGACGCCCCCGCCGACCTCACGATCACGGTGTTCGAGGAGCTCGCCGACAGCCACGAGCGTGCGGCCGAGGCAGGGTTCGCCACGGATTCCGAGCGGAGCCGAGGCGCGGCGCCGCCCTCCGACTGA
- a CDS encoding YchJ family protein has product MPDRSAESPVLAPGERCPCRSGAIFGDCCAPFLSGSAQAPTAVQLMRSRYTSYAIDAPAYLLETWHPSTRPTSLELDAATTWRSLEIVATERGGPFDDTGVVEFIARYRDAEGPGAMRERSRFLREDGRWRYVDAID; this is encoded by the coding sequence ATGCCCGATCGTTCCGCAGAATCTCCTGTGCTCGCCCCCGGCGAACGCTGCCCGTGCCGCAGCGGTGCGATCTTCGGCGACTGCTGCGCACCGTTCCTCTCCGGTTCCGCGCAGGCCCCGACCGCCGTGCAGCTCATGCGGAGCCGCTACACGTCGTACGCGATCGATGCGCCGGCCTACCTCCTCGAGACGTGGCATCCGTCGACCCGTCCGACGTCGCTCGAGCTCGACGCGGCGACGACCTGGCGGTCGCTCGAGATCGTCGCGACCGAGCGCGGCGGGCCGTTCGACGACACGGGCGTCGTCGAGTTCATCGCGCGCTACCGCGACGCCGAAGGGCCGGGCGCCATGCGGGAGCGCAGCCGTTTCCTCCGTGAGGACGGTCGCTGGCGGTACGTCGACGCGATCGACTGA
- a CDS encoding NAD(P)H-hydrate epimerase — translation MVAGYSAAQVRAAEAPHLAAGVPLMRMAAAALAAALRRELRRVDAPEGPVLALVGAGDNGGDALYAASELAGEGVDVTVAATSTRMHPDAAAAARDAGARFLTAPPSGATAVGREFAVSAERAALVVDGILGTGSTSPALRGAARELVAALRPVLERTGAPVIAVDLPSGIHPDDGSVPDPTVLRAVRTVTFGAAKAGLLIEPGADYAGAIEVVDLGLGAELANVTPLVERA, via the coding sequence ATGGTCGCCGGATACTCGGCCGCGCAGGTACGTGCGGCGGAAGCCCCGCACCTCGCGGCCGGCGTTCCGCTCATGCGGATGGCCGCGGCGGCGCTCGCGGCCGCGCTACGACGAGAGCTCAGACGGGTGGATGCTCCGGAGGGGCCCGTCCTCGCGCTGGTCGGCGCGGGCGACAACGGCGGCGACGCGCTCTACGCGGCATCCGAACTGGCCGGCGAGGGCGTCGACGTGACGGTCGCCGCTACCTCGACGCGGATGCATCCGGATGCCGCCGCAGCCGCGCGCGATGCCGGGGCGCGCTTCCTCACGGCGCCGCCCTCGGGCGCAACGGCCGTCGGTCGCGAGTTCGCGGTCTCGGCGGAGCGCGCAGCGCTCGTCGTCGACGGCATCCTCGGCACGGGCAGCACGTCGCCGGCCCTGCGCGGCGCCGCCCGCGAACTCGTCGCCGCGCTGCGGCCGGTCCTCGAACGGACGGGAGCTCCCGTGATCGCGGTCGACCTGCCGAGCGGCATCCACCCGGACGACGGTTCGGTGCCCGACCCCACGGTGCTCCGCGCGGTGCGAACGGTCACGTTCGGGGCCGCGAAGGCGGGCCTGCTCATCGAGCCTGGCGCCGACTACGCAGGTGCGATCGAGGTCGTCGACCTGGGACTCGGCGCCGAGTTGGCGAACGTGACGCCGCTCGTCGAGCGCGCCTAA
- a CDS encoding GNAT family N-acetyltransferase, giving the protein MDHDISHEPDARRYVLRIRGVPASVLDYRILGDSVAFTRTFTNPPYRGSGLAGAVVAFAVDDVEANSRLRIVPSCWYVGEWFDRHPDRAHLLDPRAV; this is encoded by the coding sequence GTGGACCACGACATCTCGCACGAACCCGACGCTCGTCGATACGTCCTCCGCATCCGCGGGGTGCCGGCGAGCGTGCTCGACTACCGGATCCTCGGCGACTCGGTCGCGTTCACGAGGACGTTCACGAATCCGCCGTATCGCGGGAGCGGGCTCGCCGGCGCGGTCGTCGCGTTCGCCGTCGACGACGTGGAGGCGAACTCGAGACTTCGGATCGTGCCGAGCTGCTGGTACGTGGGCGAGTGGTTCGACCGGCACCCCGATCGCGCGCACCTGCTCGACCCACGGGCGGTCTGA
- a CDS encoding RNA-binding S4 domain-containing protein — protein sequence MDDESPVRVDAWLWAVRQFKTRSAATAACRAGHVRVNGERAKAAQVVRPGDEVRVRVAGFDRHLVVRRTMVKRVSAALAATAVDDRTPPPPPRTEQAILPVRDRGAGRPTKRERRDLERLRGR from the coding sequence GTGGACGACGAATCACCGGTGCGGGTGGACGCCTGGCTGTGGGCGGTCCGGCAGTTCAAGACGCGCTCTGCGGCGACTGCGGCCTGCCGCGCCGGACACGTGCGCGTGAACGGCGAGCGGGCGAAGGCCGCACAGGTCGTCAGGCCCGGCGACGAGGTCCGAGTGCGCGTGGCCGGCTTCGACCGGCACCTCGTGGTTCGTCGCACCATGGTGAAGCGCGTGTCCGCGGCGCTTGCGGCCACGGCCGTCGACGACCGGACTCCCCCGCCGCCGCCGCGGACCGAACAGGCCATCCTCCCCGTCCGGGACCGGGGCGCCGGACGGCCGACGAAGCGGGAGCGACGCGACCTCGAACGGCTGCGCGGTCGCTGA
- a CDS encoding NUDIX hydrolase — MSGASGDAWAEGPGGVRYWGRFGAAGLLVVSPRGEVLLQHRAEWSHFGGTWGLPGGARHEHESAVDAAVREANEEAGVPSDVLDVRFTSVLDLGFWSYTTVVADARARFEPIVADRESIELRWVPADDVGGMPLHPRFAEAWPALAARISQAS; from the coding sequence GTGAGCGGTGCAAGTGGAGACGCCTGGGCGGAGGGTCCGGGCGGCGTCAGGTACTGGGGGCGTTTCGGTGCCGCCGGGCTGCTCGTGGTCAGCCCACGGGGCGAGGTCCTGCTCCAGCACCGCGCCGAGTGGAGCCACTTCGGCGGCACGTGGGGCCTGCCGGGCGGCGCCAGGCACGAGCACGAGTCCGCGGTCGACGCGGCGGTGCGGGAGGCGAACGAGGAGGCGGGCGTGCCGTCGGACGTACTCGACGTGCGATTCACCTCGGTGCTCGACCTCGGGTTCTGGTCGTACACCACCGTGGTGGCCGACGCGCGCGCCCGATTCGAACCGATCGTGGCCGACCGGGAGAGCATCGAACTCCGCTGGGTTCCGGCCGACGACGTCGGCGGGATGCCGCTGCATCCGAGGTTCGCCGAAGCCTGGCCGGCGTTGGCCGCGAGGATCTCGCAGGCGTCCTGA
- a CDS encoding DUF1295 domain-containing protein, with translation MNALVVSALLCALVTAGTWLASVLSKEHSWVDRIWSIAPIAYVWIFAAGDGFSPRLVLMASLVTLWGIRLTFNFARKGGYRPGLGEDYRWAILRGRMPGWAFALFNIGFISIYQNLLILGFTLPAFTASASPQPLGAWDVALAVVFLAFLTGETIADEQQWRFHRWKDGERAAGRSPQPGFLQTGLFRVSRHPNFFFEQAQWWVFYGFAVVATGVWLHWTVLGAVLLTVLFIGSTVFTESISRSRYPAYDDYRRRTSMLVPWFPRHPRTAAAEVDAA, from the coding sequence ATGAACGCCCTCGTCGTGTCCGCGCTGCTGTGCGCGCTCGTCACCGCTGGAACATGGCTCGCATCCGTGCTCTCCAAGGAGCACTCGTGGGTCGACCGGATCTGGTCGATCGCGCCGATCGCGTACGTGTGGATCTTCGCCGCCGGCGACGGCTTCTCCCCCAGGCTCGTGCTGATGGCGTCGCTCGTGACGTTGTGGGGCATCCGGCTCACCTTCAACTTCGCGCGGAAGGGCGGATACCGTCCGGGGCTGGGCGAGGACTACCGGTGGGCGATCCTGCGCGGGAGGATGCCGGGCTGGGCGTTCGCCCTCTTCAACATCGGCTTCATCTCGATCTACCAGAACCTGCTGATCCTCGGGTTCACGCTCCCGGCCTTCACCGCTTCGGCTTCGCCGCAGCCGCTCGGCGCGTGGGACGTGGCGCTCGCCGTCGTCTTCCTCGCCTTCCTCACCGGCGAGACGATCGCCGACGAGCAGCAGTGGCGATTCCACCGGTGGAAGGACGGTGAGCGCGCCGCCGGGCGCTCGCCCCAGCCCGGGTTCCTCCAGACGGGCCTGTTCCGTGTGTCGCGGCATCCGAACTTCTTCTTCGAGCAGGCGCAGTGGTGGGTGTTCTACGGGTTCGCCGTCGTGGCCACCGGGGTCTGGCTCCACTGGACGGTGCTCGGTGCGGTCCTGCTGACCGTGCTGTTCATCGGATCCACGGTGTTCACCGAATCGATCTCGCGATCGCGGTACCCCGCGTACGACGACTACCGGCGGCGGACGTCGATGCTCGTACCGTGGTTCCCGCGGCATCCGCGGACGGCGGCCGCGGAGGTCGACGCGGCGTAG
- a CDS encoding CDP-alcohol phosphatidyltransferase family protein, whose product MGADRGVVESTRIWTIPNVLSMLRLVLVPVFLVLIVRADYVAALIVLVLASLTDLLDGFLARRLGQITRLGRLLDPAADRLYIFAALIGLAAQQLVPWWIVAIIVARDVFLVVLGIILANHGFGPLPVHQLGKVATFALFTGLPVIMLGPAFPAVEQVSAPIGWAITIWGAFLYWWAGVIYAIETVRAIRTARVAGDPRSDTLGQGG is encoded by the coding sequence GTGGGCGCGGATCGGGGGGTCGTGGAGAGCACGCGGATCTGGACGATCCCGAACGTGCTGAGCATGCTCCGACTCGTGCTCGTGCCCGTCTTCCTCGTGCTCATCGTGCGCGCCGACTACGTCGCGGCGCTCATCGTGCTCGTCCTGGCGAGCCTCACCGACCTGCTCGACGGATTCCTCGCCCGACGGCTCGGACAGATCACCCGGCTCGGACGACTGCTCGACCCCGCCGCCGACCGGCTCTACATCTTCGCCGCGCTCATCGGCCTCGCCGCCCAGCAGCTCGTGCCCTGGTGGATCGTCGCCATCATCGTCGCCCGCGACGTGTTCCTCGTCGTCCTCGGGATCATCCTCGCCAACCACGGATTCGGGCCGCTGCCGGTGCATCAGCTCGGCAAGGTCGCGACGTTCGCGCTCTTCACGGGGCTGCCTGTGATCATGCTCGGCCCGGCGTTCCCGGCAGTCGAACAGGTGAGCGCGCCCATCGGTTGGGCGATCACGATCTGGGGGGCGTTCCTCTACTGGTGGGCCGGCGTGATCTACGCGATCGAGACGGTCCGCGCGATCCGCACGGCACGGGTGGCGGGAGACCCCCGATCCGATACGCTTGGACAGGGAGGTTAG
- a CDS encoding FHA domain-containing protein, with protein MGFSREAAAALAGLDSEVSAEEQEAIAALPSGSALLIVRRGPNSGARFLLDQDVTTVGRHPDADIFLDDVTVSRKHAEFVRHRTAFEVKDLSSLNGTYFDGVRIDTALLSDGAEVQVGKFRLTFYASRRDLAPVAGG; from the coding sequence ATCGGATTCAGTCGCGAGGCGGCCGCCGCCCTCGCGGGCCTGGACTCCGAGGTCTCCGCGGAGGAACAGGAGGCGATCGCCGCGTTGCCCAGCGGCTCGGCGCTCCTGATCGTGCGCCGAGGGCCGAACAGCGGGGCGAGGTTCCTCCTCGACCAGGACGTGACTACGGTCGGGCGTCACCCGGACGCCGACATCTTCCTCGACGACGTCACGGTCTCGCGGAAGCACGCCGAGTTCGTCCGCCATCGCACGGCGTTCGAGGTGAAGGACCTGAGCTCCCTCAACGGCACCTACTTCGACGGGGTGCGCATCGACACCGCACTGCTGTCCGACGGTGCAGAGGTGCAGGTCGGCAAGTTCCGGCTGACGTTCTACGCGTCGCGGCGAGACCTCGCTCCGGTGGCGGGCGGCTAG
- a CDS encoding MerR family transcriptional regulator has translation MGRPAASRATATGATPLLGIGQVMARLQPDFPELTPSKLRFLEEQGLVAPARTPAGYRKFSAADVDRIAFVLSMQRDHYLPLKVIRAHLESIDAGATPALPGAAPVPAPAPARRFRRDELAAEVGAPASLVDDAVSAGLLSATEQHGEEALTVLRSLAALRAVGIEPRHLRSMRIAAEREAALIEQALAPSRRADPADKARAVERARELGRHLETVHASVVRHTLGRLGR, from the coding sequence GTGGGCCGCCCGGCTGCCTCGCGTGCCACCGCCACCGGTGCGACGCCGCTGCTCGGCATCGGCCAGGTGATGGCGCGGCTGCAGCCGGACTTCCCGGAGTTGACGCCGTCGAAGCTCCGATTCCTCGAGGAACAGGGCCTGGTCGCCCCGGCGCGTACCCCCGCCGGATACCGCAAGTTCTCGGCGGCCGACGTCGACCGCATCGCCTTCGTCCTGTCGATGCAGCGCGACCACTACCTTCCGTTGAAGGTCATCCGGGCCCACCTCGAGTCGATCGACGCCGGAGCCACGCCGGCCTTGCCCGGCGCCGCGCCGGTACCGGCCCCGGCACCGGCGCGCAGGTTCCGCCGCGACGAGCTCGCCGCCGAGGTCGGTGCTCCGGCGTCCCTCGTCGACGACGCCGTCTCGGCCGGGCTCCTCTCCGCGACCGAGCAGCACGGCGAGGAGGCGCTCACCGTGCTCCGGTCGCTCGCCGCGTTGCGCGCAGTCGGCATCGAACCGAGGCACCTGCGCAGCATGCGGATCGCCGCTGAACGCGAAGCCGCGCTCATCGAGCAGGCGCTCGCGCCATCGCGTCGCGCGGATCCGGCGGACAAGGCGCGCGCGGTCGAGCGCGCCCGCGAACTCGGACGTCATCTCGAGACCGTGCACGCGAGCGTCGTCCGCCACACCCTCGGCAGACTCGGACGCTGA
- a CDS encoding MerR family transcriptional regulator: MTEFERSEKSRYDLGLLFTDGLPEHDEAIGYRGAVAARAAGISYRQLDYWARTELVEPTVRGAAGSGSQRLYGFRDILVLKLVKRLLDTGISLQQIRTAVTQLREAGVQDLAQTTLMSDGSSVYLCTSDDEVIDLVNRGQGVFGIAVGKVLREVESTLVELDRQPADEVDELAARRGAKARRIS, translated from the coding sequence ATGACTGAGTTCGAGCGGAGCGAGAAGTCGCGCTACGACCTCGGCCTGCTCTTCACCGACGGCCTGCCCGAGCACGACGAGGCGATCGGCTACCGAGGCGCCGTGGCGGCCCGTGCGGCCGGCATCAGCTACCGTCAGCTCGACTACTGGGCCCGGACCGAACTCGTCGAGCCGACCGTCCGCGGCGCGGCCGGATCCGGCTCGCAGCGCCTGTACGGGTTCCGCGACATCCTCGTGCTGAAGCTCGTTAAGCGGTTGCTCGACACCGGTATCTCGCTCCAGCAGATCCGCACCGCCGTGACGCAACTCCGTGAGGCGGGCGTCCAGGACCTCGCGCAGACGACGCTCATGAGCGACGGGTCCAGCGTGTACCTCTGCACCTCCGACGACGAGGTCATCGACCTCGTGAACCGTGGGCAGGGCGTCTTCGGCATCGCCGTCGGCAAGGTCCTCCGCGAGGTCGAGTCGACCCTCGTCGAGCTCGACCGCCAGCCGGCCGACGAGGTCGACGAACTCGCCGCGCGCCGAGGCGCGAAGGCGCGCCGAATCTCCTGA
- a CDS encoding ParA family protein, which translates to MHVLSVSSLKGGVGKTTVTLGMASAAFARGVRTLVVDLDPQSDVSTGMDIQVAGHLNVADVLASPKERIVRSAIAPSGWARSNPQSTIDVMIGSPAAINFDGPHPSIRDIWKLEEALANVEADYELVLIDCAPSLNALTRTAWAASDRVAVVTEPGLFSVAAADRALRAIEEIRRGLSPRLQPLGIIVNRARVQSLEHQFRIKELRDMFGPLVLSPQLPERTSLQQAQGAAKPLHMWPGESAEEMSGHFDQLLDRVLRTARIGEYATGPIPQVPQYQIESHSI; encoded by the coding sequence GTGCACGTTCTCTCCGTCAGCTCCCTCAAGGGCGGCGTGGGCAAGACCACCGTGACCCTCGGTATGGCGTCGGCGGCCTTCGCCCGCGGCGTCCGGACGCTCGTGGTCGACCTCGACCCGCAGTCCGATGTCTCGACCGGTATGGACATCCAGGTCGCCGGCCACCTCAACGTCGCCGACGTGCTCGCCTCGCCGAAGGAACGCATCGTGCGCTCCGCCATCGCGCCGAGCGGGTGGGCCCGCTCGAACCCCCAGTCGACCATCGACGTCATGATCGGCAGCCCGGCGGCGATCAACTTCGACGGACCGCACCCCTCGATCCGCGACATCTGGAAGCTGGAGGAGGCGCTCGCGAACGTCGAGGCCGACTACGAGCTCGTCCTCATCGACTGCGCGCCGTCGCTGAACGCGCTGACCCGCACCGCGTGGGCCGCGAGCGACCGCGTCGCCGTCGTCACGGAGCCGGGACTCTTCTCGGTGGCCGCCGCCGACCGTGCGCTCCGGGCGATCGAGGAGATCCGACGAGGACTCTCGCCCCGGCTCCAGCCGCTCGGCATCATCGTGAACCGCGCGCGCGTGCAGTCGCTCGAGCACCAGTTCCGCATCAAGGAGCTGCGCGACATGTTCGGTCCGCTCGTGCTCTCGCCGCAGTTGCCCGAGCGCACCTCGCTGCAGCAGGCCCAGGGTGCCGCGAAGCCCCTGCACATGTGGCCGGGCGAGAGCGCCGAGGAGATGTCGGGCCACTTCGACCAGTTGCTCGACCGCGTGCTGCGCACGGCGCGCATCGGCGAGTACGCGACGGGTCCGATCCCGCAGGTCCCGCAGTACCAGATCGAGTCGCACTCGATCTGA